A stretch of DNA from Lotus japonicus ecotype B-129 chromosome 4, LjGifu_v1.2:
ACATTTTTACAAAAGGACATTTGAGCATATATCGAATACCaatgaaaaggaagaaaaaacaccatAAGTTTACAAGGTTTGCCGTTAAGTCAGTGTTTAATCCTCACAGAACCAACCACCTCAATCAAGGTGTCGGACAATAATTTCCCCACACAAAATGGCCAAAACATCGGTCATCATCCAACATGAAGGAGTAGAGAATCATATCCATCCATCCAATAATCAATATATCTGTTTATGCAGAAACGGAAACTCAATAGTAGGGGCTGTAGCGCATCCCCATTCTGAATCTTGGAACCTTTCTGCATTCAACAAAAGAATGCTAGTAATGTATTGTTGTGGCTAAAAGATAACACATATTGTAAAAGGAAAGAGTTGAGTAAAACATACCCATATCCATAAGGAGCAAAGGCAAAAGGAGGTGGTGCAAATAGGGCTCTGCCTCGAAAACCCATGTAAGGGTTAGGGGCGCGGGGACGAAATTGCTTCATCCCTGGTACGTTGGTCCTCTTACCACTTACCTGCAATAAGTCCAAAAAGTATAGTTGATTACAgaagaaatggaagatatttttaaATAGCAACAGCCTCTTTGAGTAACCTTCAATTGACGCCCATGTAGTTCAGACTCATTCAGCGCGAGAGCCTCTTGGACAGCCTCTACTTCAAGAAATTCTACATAGGCATAACCCTTAGGCTGGCCAAACTTATCAGTGCGAATGGTGACTCGGTTTACAGTTCCACATGATTGGAAATGCTGCTGCACTTCTTCAGGAGTGCATGAATAATCCACCTGCGGAAAATATCAAACCCAATAGATTAAATGATGGCCAAGCCACAAGTATAGGAAAAACATCAATCATATGGTAGTAAGATATTTTCATGTAATATTGAACACCAGGTTAAAAAAAGGAAACACTTTCTGATTTACTCACACCAGACACCCTTATCATTTGTAACTAATAATCGTGCAACATTTAATAAAAGTAAATGTTCAGCCAGTCTTATAAACAGAACTGTAGACATCATAACGCCATCTATAAGATTTTTTTTGTGACACAGCCACTAGTCAATAAATAAACCAGGGTAAAACTGAAGAATTTTTGTGGTAGGACTTCACCTTTCTTACAATCTCAAAACTGCTAAAGCCAAAATTGGATAAGACAATATTTTGTTACAAATAATAATCAACACAAAAGAAAACAATCTGGGGCAAGACAGTTTATTTCAAGCTTGAATAGCGAAATGGCGCATAGTGTACTTTAGACTACACCAACCAAATAGTTTCACCCCTGTAACTTCAGACTGGGGAAAAACAAATTTCATCTGAAACATTGGCATGCCGTAGCCTGGatcaaaatttcattttttgcCTGACTAGTGCAATTGCAAGCATCAGTATTTGAATCTGCTAAATGTAAGCTACACTTAGGATACAAAACTCccataaataaacaaaaataagtaaatataagGGAATAAAATTTCATCAACTCTTCCTTAGATGCTTGTacttcataatatatatatCACTATTCTTAGCAAACAGTTATCCATCATGTAGTCTAGTCAGCAAACACTTACTTCCTGAAATGCATCTTGCACTTTAGAATTTAGAGGATCCTTCCCCCAAGTATCAATTTTCGTAAGTTAATCCTCATTTAGTCTAGTCAGCAATTACAGAAAATAATCAAGCAAATATACTAATTGCTTATGTATATGATTTGTAATTTGTATTTTGATGTCTGGCATCCCCTCCACCTCCAGCCTTCATTCAGAAACTGCATTATAAACATGCACACTCTTCATATTCTCTTCCCAAGATTCTATGCAAATCAGGAATTGGATTCTTTCAAATTTAATTCAATTAGGAGATATACAAGGAAACAAAGTTATCATGGAACCACAAAATGAATGTTTCTTGAACAATGTCATGCATATAGACGTTTTCTCATAGCTTCTTCCTTTTCTCCTTTAGTTTTTGCAATAAAGTATACAGAAAATAAGTAGAATTAAAAGGGTAAAAAGTTTCCTTTTGATCCGAGGGGAAAAAATGAATGTCAAGGACCCCTCACCATGAGAAAATAATACCTATATATTTCTTCAGCACTAGGCACAACCACAAGCGTCCTTTAGCTTTGCAATCAAAACAGCAGATACGCATGCACAATCCTTTACCTATTAGCATGTCCTCTTCTCACCAGTAGGAATCCAGGTTCTTGATCTGTAATCTAATCTGTTCCTCTGACCATCCCACCTCAAAAACTTCAAAAGCATACTAATTAAAATCTCCTATGCTAAAGACCACTCTTTTTCACCCCAAACCAAGATCACTTTCCTCACCAAACACTCAACTTCCTTATTTTCTTGTCTATCCTCaatgtttttcttttagttttttgTATGCTGTATCTTTTTTTTACCACTCTTTTTGttaatttcaaatatatatttttttcctccAGGAATGTATAGTATATTTATAGCAAATACTTCCATCTTCAGCATTACTAGACCAGAAAACTTGTAGATGGAAGCATAACCTGCGATTGTAGTCAAACATTATATCAAAGCAGGACGTCATCACTGTAAACATAATCAAACTTCTAAATATCAGAAGCAGATTCAACATCAAACAGAGAATGTTCTTCAGTCACTACTCCAAAAGTTAAATTAAAAATCTTAACAAAATTCAAACTTTGCAGGATACAGTATGGTGAAAACCAATGCACTTATCATTCAATTAATAGTGAGACAGTGATGAAAATACACCAGCAATAAAGATGGAGATTTTTTGCTAGGATGTTCCGATGACTGATTGgagtcatatatatatatgtctgTGTGCGTGTGTGAAAGACCACAGAAGATAATCGATAACACAAGCAAAACAAAAGCCTGGTCTACACAAATCAGTGTGAAATTCAAGGCTCGTGGGGAAACTAGGCCACAAGCATATTATATGGATGTATCTTTGCttatcaaatatatatatataagtatctTTACCTATATGTAAATCTCCTCACAATCTCATATAGATCATATCTCATATTATATAATGCAATGTTTCAATTCTCCAGGTCAAGAAGCCCGAagccccccaaaaaaaaaattatagttataCTCATAACTGATGCTGCTATAAACAACAAGAACAGTCACCTTATAAAAACAAATTTTCGAACAAAAAGGAAAACCTCACTGAAGCAGTGAGCAGCAGCAGGAAACATTGCACATGCTCCTCACTCAAAGTGTTACAACTACATACTTTACAATCTTGCAGTATATGGTCAGTTATTGATTTGAGAGTCCTATCATATTCTTCCGATGTTTCCACACACGCACACACACAGATGTAAACATGTGCATAATTCGTATGCACAAAATACACGTCACAATCATGGTCCCTGAATTACGTACAATGATGCCATGCTACAGAGCTTCAAGATTAAGAGTATGAAGATTAAGCTCAAACCTTCCCCgaaattaatgaaaataaaacataGAGGCATATATTCCAGGCATAGCAAATACTCCAATTCGTATCTAAAAGCAGGTAAACACATACACATTGCTCATAATTCAACCAATCACTTCAAACATAAGATATAAAATAATCCCATTAATATACTCAGGCCGTATTATAACATGACAATAAGACAACTAACTAAGCAGCATAGTAAGTTTTAATGTAAACAGGGGAAGAGACAGCTTACATTGCCAACAAAGACTGATCGAGAATCCACTTCCTCTCTATTGGTCTGACTTGCAGAAGCATTGGCAGGATCTATTAGGACATAAGAATCAATAAAAGAGTCAGAGTCCAGGAATAGATGGTAATGAAGTATAGTGATCACGCCATGTGCAAGTGCAAGCAGAGGAATAattataaggaaaaaaaaaacagatatgaacaaaacaaataaaacaCATCAGtttatattttcttaaaaaaaggtCAAAAATATTTCAATGAAAGGGACTTGCTAAAAGATGCTCAAGCATCTCATCACATGCCTCTCCAATCCATATGATACAAGGCATCATGATATGCATCTATAAAGGGGAAATGATAGCGGTCCTGAGTACTGGGGCACCCAAACATCCCTTTACATTTACCCTAATCCAATAATTCAAGCACTAGCCAATAATAACTCCACCAAAGTTGAATATAACAGTTAAAAAATTTCAGCTCGCATCAGCTCAGGACACGAACATTTACTGAGTGCGGCGAAATGCATCACTCATAACAAAGTTCAAGCATCTAAGTGAAGTTTTCAGTCTTAAGTCCAAAAACTAACCAAAGGGCACAATGCACAATGCACAATGCATTACCTGCCAACAAGCCAAATCTGGCCCCATAATCTGCCAAAAGACATAGATGATTTCGCATGAAGAACAAAATTCAATTTCCACAAAAGAAAACCCATAATTCTATCACAAATTTGATCACAAAGGGGAGCAAAAAGCAAACGAATCAAGCCCCTCCCACACCCCAACAAAAGGCACAAAAAGTACCCACCTGGCACAGATCCCATCTCCTTCTCAACCTTGGCCTGCATCTCCCGCAAAGCTGCagcttcatcttccatttccttCAAGCGTTTCTTCATGTCATCCAATTCCTGCAGTGATCAAATTCGACATTGAAGCGCGAACAAATTAGGGTTTTCAGAAAACGCGAATAGAGTCATCAACAACATGAGATGAACGCAAAACcaaatgaaaaatcaaaatcaaaagagGAAACAAATGGAAAGCATTGCATGTATACATACAGcttcgttgttgttgttgttttcagCTCCGACCATATCGACGTCGTCGTTTTCCATGTCTCCGCCGCTGAAGGAGACGCCGTCACCTAATCCTTTCTCTCTTCCTTCGATGATGATGTATCAACTATCAAGTGCTTTACTTCTgtttttcagtaaaaaaaaaacaattcagTGCTTCATGAACTTTCCATTATTTTTActctttaataaattttttaagttttacctttttgttgaattattttttgatattttatatTTGATGAAAGTGTTTAAATATTATGTACTAATATCcaattaaaaatatttgataTGGGAAATTGAGATATGTGATCGGATACATGTGTAAAACTCTTTACATTATCGGTGTGTATAAATTACATTCTTAATGAAATTAGTGaagattttaatataaaattcaattttcttatttttcattttcactcattttttcttcttatctctcttttatattttttttttcaattacatCACCTATCGTATCATTCGTTATCTCATTTCTTCAAAACTCTCATGCAATGGAGGTGCGAGAGGAGTGTCCACAAAAGCTTATTCATGTCAAAAGATATGTTCAAAGGTCATACATGTTTCATTTAAAAAACCATGACAATGAAGGAAAGACTTACGCTCAAAGCCATGGTTTCCTTAACCTTTGAAGACGGTGGCGGTCATGGtatgtctctttttttttctcacacGACGCAAACCTGGTTGGATATTAGCACAACAAGGCTCTCTCGCTCAAAGGAACACAACTGGTTGGATTATGTGTTGCATCGTTTTGGCTTCTTGGGTAGATCTCTGGAATCAACTTTTTGATCAAGATGCACGCTCCTCTCTCTTGCTCGTTTGCACGCTGCTAAGATCCCAAAGTCTTTAGAAGATGGCGGCAACCGGTTTCCTTCTATTGGTTCTTGATTTGTCCATTTGTTGCTCCCGGGTTTTGTTACGAGGAATTACACAAGGACACAAGAAGGAGGGTTGAATTGTGCCTGTGAAAACTTTTTCGCATATAGGTGACAACTTCGATTTTCTAgagttctttcttcttctttaagGATTTCTTTGTGAGTGTTGCAGCGGATGATCATGGTGTATAAGCACCAAAGCATATTTTAGATAGTGAATCATGGAAGAGAAGAACACACAAcatttatcctggttcacccaacGCGGGCTACATCCAGTCATTGACTTTACTAAGATTTTTTACTCCACAAAGTCAACTATTCTCAatacaagaatataacgtgctAAAACCGGAGAAACCACATTCATCGTCAAAACTGATAACCAGAGAGTAAATACTATGTGAAAATTTTTACAACACATGCGACCAAGTTGGTACGTCATATTAGACATGATAGCATAAGCTTATACAAAACATTATCAGTTTATCTACTGTTTGGTGCTAACAATGTACTGTATAAGCTAATCCATTAGTCgactcttatacattaaaatgattgcttattatagatgatggataaagTCTTATAACATTATGACGTATAAAagttatttgaaattatttaatccactGTCACGataccatcaccatcaccactctccaccaccaccactaccaccattgcaaccaccaccaccaactccactgccatcatcaccaccacctttcGCCACCGCTACCGTCATTCTTCAACACTGtagtcaccaccaccaccacctccaccaccacataCCACTATTGAACAAGTACCTCCATCACTCTACTGCCACAACCCACCACCATTATCATTACCGCCACTTCCACTACATCACAACCATCACACTTCGCCACTACACCACTATTGATACTACCATCGCCTTTTGCAACTGCCATTGCCGCTACCACCCTACAACACTGATAACACCATTACCACCATTACTGTCACTGCCAACTCCTCCACCACCTCACAATCCCCTCTACAATCCTCCACTACCAACGTCCCTGCTACCACCATCACTATTACCGCCTCAACTACCACCCTCCACCCTGCCATCATCAGCGCCATCTTTACTACCACCCCCACCACCACTCTCCACCACTACCATCATCCACCAAATTCTTGATTGTATcaatttaaacgatatgataAGTAATATAATATATGACTAAACGTTGTATTGTATTAATTtattatcatgtcttatcctaTCAGATCAAATACTATGATCAGGATGGACTAGTCCTATCACACCTAATACTATACAACATTTCAAACGGGGCCATAAatttcactctcaaccaccccatgacGTCAATCCACTCATATTTCCCAAAAAAATATTCTAATTACATTTTCTCATAATACTTTAAAATAAGAAGATAAGAGAACAAAAGTGTTTAACCAGATAACTAAACTAGAAAATGGAGGATACTAGGATCTACATCTTCCTGGACCATGCATTGATAAGGGAGGTTAGGGATGCAACTAGCAATAAACTTAGCTAGTAAGAGTGTGTTTGCTTTTGCGTTGTAGGATCCCCAATCATCCACTTGCTCAGAAGCTACAGATGACATATTTCTTCCTCTGGCGAACCAAACACACCCTAAGTATGATTTCCTTCTCAATCTTCCATCATGTTTAACCTTGACATTATATTCAGTGTATTCTTTCAAGTCACTGTTTGTttcctcattaatgttgcagtTGATAATTTCCTTGGTTAAAGCCTCAAGTTCCATTGTCTTTATTCTCCAACTGCCATTTCTCAAATTGAAGTCGTACAGGGGAAGGAATTGTTGGCCATAGATAGCTATAAACTCTATAGCTGTTAAGATGAACTCAAAATCCTCCTCTTCCATGTAATAAGGGAAACTAACTCGGGTCCATCCAGGTTTTGCtccaacatagccctatgaataaataaaataaaatagtaatgCAGTGTAGAACTGCTGATAATATAACACGACCTCTAAATTAGAGAAAGCATGAGAGAACTACCCTATCTCTTATGCGTAAAAAATGCTATGACTTGGAAATTTAAAACTTTAAGATGCTGAAAGAGATAATTACCTCTTGAATTGCTGATCTAACAGCAAGTGATTGAGATTCATTGATGTTGAGCAATAGATGGCCATAAGGTCCAGCACAAGCACACCCACCTCTAGCTTGAATCCCAAAGAGATCATTTAGCAATGTTGCAACAAAAGGGCCATGAAGTAGCTTGCCTCTTTTGTTAGGTGATGAAGAATTGGTGGTAGAATAAATGACAAATGACAAAATAGCTTGTCTTTTTGTGGTTATGTTGCCCAAAATCTCAATGTTTGGGTTGGAAGCAGTTAGTCTCTTAAGTGCCTTGTTAATGTATAGATCTTCCCGTTTTTCAATCTCTTTGCAAGTGATGTAATCTTTCACTGCAAATGCCAATGCTGCTCTCACTGTTTGGATTATTGGAGGTGTGCCCCCATTTTCCCTTTCTTCTATGTTCTCCAAGTACAATGTATCCTTGCATTGGAAATTAAAGTTGGTTTTAGTTGAAGAAAAGAGGACGAAAAATGATGTTTGCAAATATGTTGAATTCACCGCATCACAAAATAAAAATGTTGCATCAATAATTTCCCTCCTTCAttgtaaaattaatttcatttacTTTATACAAGCATAGTTTTTTTTAGGGTtatctaaatgacccatgagaaagtttgggttaaataacctatcatccaatcacattggagataagtgagttggaaataaattaaaaaataaaatatagaaattctaactcacttatcttcaatgtgattggatgatgtgttatttaacccaaattttctcatgggtcatttagacaacccttttttcttatgatattttttttatattgaaaagataaattacaattCTTCACGAATTCATCTTTGGTTATCTCTTTCCCCACCTCTTTGTTCACTAGCTCTTACCCGTTACCACTTAAGTTATTATCATCAAGGAAGAAAATAGATCATATATTTACACTAAGGAATACAAATTGTGTTCTTTTCATCCCATTTCTTTATATTGTGTTGTTTTAATtagccaatttttttttggactaAGGAACACAACATCATATATATCCCTTTAATTTTGATCTGATCGCATGTGAATCTCTACATATGGCCCAAAACAGACAAATATTTCATTCACATTTTCTACATatcattattttcatttttatcaaaTTACTAACTATCatgtttctcaattttttttattcttatccCACCAAGTCATGATATTAAGATGTGAATGGAATATTTTCCAAAGTTTTGGTTAGACTGCTGGCATACCTGGCTTCTGAAGCTAAATTAAGCTTCTATCCGTATAAAATGGTGTACTTTCACATAAGAAATACACACCTAAGTAATTAAAAGGAGACAAATTTGTACCTTTTCATTGAAGCCATTGACATAATTCACAGTTCCACCTCCACAGGTCGATGGTGGTGAAGATCTTAACTGGTACAGAACCTTGCTCATCAAGAGTATTCCAGGAGAGTCAGGACCACCAACAAACTTGTGTGGACTTAGAAATACAGCATCATAGCCATCCATTTGACCTGATCTCATGTCAATCTCCACGTATGGTCCACtaatacacaaaaaaaaaaaaaacaaaaaattagagttaaatatattttaaatcctATAAAAGTttggaaaatttaaatttagtatttaatttttaaaatattttattttggacTTTATTTTGTAGAATAGTCAACTTAATTTTAAATGTGACTAGTGATTGATAAAAGTCaactaaattttaaatttagtaTTTGATTATTGtcatctatctataatctatctatctatctatctataatctatataaaagCAGAGTTTCTGCAGCCTTGAGGGCAAATAAGTCGTTCAACAATTTATCCCAAAACTATGAAAGTTAACcatggatatttttgtaaaaaagcCTTTTATTTCACTCAGATTGGATCTCAGCCGTTGATTCATAATTGTATCAGTTTCCCTCTTTCATTCCATATATCATCTGAAACGCTTTTCACCTTACATCTGaaatccttctccttctccttctccttctctgagCCGTTTCTCTGAGCCGTTTCTCTGCTGAAACGCTTTTCACCTTACATCTGAAACCCTTCTCCTTCTCTCTGAGCCGTTACACTAGGGTTTTGAATATATAAAATCAGCCAAGGATTCACATTCTTCATCAGAGGATTTCATGTATCTGACCACTCTGCTTCAGTCAAGGATCCGCTGCAATCAGGATTGACATGGGACCGCAATCTCCATGTCCGCTTGGATTTCTTGCGCTCCGCCACTGCTGTGCCCCTCGGCTAGGTTCATCACGGTGTTAATCTGATTTCGTCTGTGATCTTCTTCACCGTCGTTTAGGTGTCGTGTGTTCCGCTTGATCTCTGCTACCCCATTTCAGTGAGTACAAAGACTTCTCTTTCCTTCCttgattt
This window harbors:
- the LOC130713553 gene encoding polyadenylate-binding protein 2-like isoform X2; the protein is MRNHLCLLADYGARFGLLADPANASASQTNREEVDSRSVFVGNVDYSCTPEEVQQHFQSCGTVNRVTIRTDKFGQPKGYAYVEFLEVEAVQEALALNESELHGRQLKVSGKRTNVPGMKQFRPRAPNPYMGFRGRALFAPPPFAFAPYGYGKVPRFRMGMRYSPYY
- the LOC130713553 gene encoding polyadenylate-binding protein 2-like isoform X1, whose translation is MENDDVDMVGAENNNNNEAELDDMKKRLKEMEDEAAALREMQAKVEKEMGSVPDPANASASQTNREEVDSRSVFVGNVDYSCTPEEVQQHFQSCGTVNRVTIRTDKFGQPKGYAYVEFLEVEAVQEALALNESELHGRQLKVSGKRTNVPGMKQFRPRAPNPYMGFRGRALFAPPPFAFAPYGYGKVPRFRMGMRYSPYY
- the LOC130710529 gene encoding uncharacterized protein LOC130710529, encoding MVEMALTEKYYSIFRKLCSLTQSKNKANNKVDVSSKPNINMPEQTCCDDHDHVFCNPSAEFSFEMLVERGMPCYEPVEEKLCWLRSQIIGNDAEFNGPFGRRKLVYADHTASGRSLHFIENFITNHVLPFYGNTHTSDSYVGRRTTKILNQASEYIKKRLGGGEHDALIFCGSGTTATIKRLQEVMGIAVPSIMREIVLKNLNKEERWVVFVGPHEHHSNLLSWRQSLAEVVEIGQDSQGLLDIDALKLQLGAYKHTNQPLLGSFSACSNVTGIYSNTRAIARLLHQYRGYACFDFAASGPYVEIDMRSGQMDGYDAVFLSPHKFVGGPDSPGILLMSKVLYQLRSSPPSTCGGGTVNYVNGFNEKDTLYLENIEERENGGTPPIIQTVRAALAFAVKDYITCKEIEKREDLYINKALKRLTASNPNIEILGNITTKRQAILSFVIYSTTNSSSPNKRGKLLHGPFVATLLNDLFGIQARGGCACAGPYGHLLLNINESQSLAVRSAIQEGYVGAKPGWTRVSFPYYMEEEDFEFILTAIEFIAIYGQQFLPLYDFNLRNGSWRIKTMELEALTKEIINCNINEETNSDLKEYTEYNVKVKHDGRLRRKSYLGCVWFARGRNMSSVASEQVDDWGSYNAKANTLLLAKFIASCIPNLPYQCMVQEDVDPSILHFLV